Part of the Cyanobacteriota bacterium genome, AGTCCCTCACTCACTGCCGTTTTACCAACACCAGGTTCACCAATTAAAACTGGATTATTTTTTGTTCTTCTTCCAAGAATCTGAATAACTCTTTCGATTTCTTCTGCTCTTCCGATTACAGGATCAAGACGTCCTTCTTGAGCAGCAAGTGTAAGGTCAGTACCAAACTCATCAAGGGTAGGAGTTCTTGTTCTTCCACCTTGCTGTCCGCTTCCAGCTTTACCGCTAGTACCACTAGAACCTACTCCTAATAAGGATCCGCCTGTAGCACCACTTGTGCCAGCGCTAGAAGATTCACCAAGTAATCTAATAATATGTTGTCTAACTTTGGCAAGATCTACTCCCAAGTTATCAAGTACTCTTGCAGCAACACCTTCGCCTTCGCGAATCAAACCAAGTAAAAGATGCTCAGTACCGATATAGTTATGTCCAAACTGTCTCGCTTCATCCCAACTTAACTCAAGAACTCTTTTTGCTCTTGGAGTAAAAGGAATCTCAACAGCGACGAAACCTGAACCACGTCCAATAATTTTTTCTACTTCAACTCTAGCGTCTTTAAGATTAACTCCCATTGACTTGAGTGTTTTAGCGGCAACTCCTGTTCCTTCACCAATTAATCCGAGTAAAACTTGCTCCGTTCCTACGAAATTATGTCCTAATCGTCTAGCTTCTTCTTGAGCTAACATTATTACTTTTATGGCTTTCTCTGTAAATCTTTCAAACATTGTATTTTAGTTCCTATTCATATTATTCACCTAATTAGCTCTACTGTATCAATTCATTAGGTCGAATTAATAAATATAAAGTACGCTGAAAACCCCTATTGATAGGTAATACACATTGCTGAGCTTTGCGCATTGGCACATGTCAGCAACGAAATGTCTCAACCATAAAGATCGTGAACTTATGCAGCTAGTAAAGCAGCACAAACAAAAAGGATTCAACTTTCGTCGAATCCTTTTAAAGATATTAGGGAAATTCCACTCAAAATTTCACTATTATTTAGAGCTAGATGCTTTAGCGTTGTTCATAGTAACTCTCATTAATGACTCTAGGTCATGTCTAAGAGCATAAAGAACAGCTTGGGTTCTATCATTAACTTTCAACTTGGTGAACACGTTATTGATATGTGTTTTAACTGTAGATTCAGAGATAAACAATTTTTGTGCAACGCTCTTATAGTTAAGACCTTCACACAAGTACTTAAGTACTTCAGCTTCTCTTTCAGTAAGTAATTCAAGATTACCGAAATTAGCATTAGCATTTGTAAGCACTGATTGCTTCTCGCTAATCAGATTTCTGATTGATTTATTGATTACAAAGTCAAGGAATAATTGACCTGCTTCAGCCGATTCAATTGCAAAAGATAGAGTTCTATCAGATCTTTCACTAAGTAGCCAAGCGCAAAGATTTGCTGCAAGATATAAGTTCAAGATTATCTCTTCTGGAATCGATTTCGAGATGAAAATGATTTTTGTGTTTGGCGAAGCTTCAGCAATTTCGCTAAACATCTCAATCATTGTTTTGCGACCAGGTAATTCACTGGTAACAATAATAATTTGAGGTTTTCTAGCTTGTACTGCTTGAATTAAAGCTTCTTGATAGTCGACTCTATCAATTCTGTTGTAGCCAGCCATATTCAATTCTTTTGTTATCTGAACGGTAGACTGAACTGGACTCAAGGCAATAACTGCCTCTCGTGTTTGATTTTGTTGTGTTGTCATGAGTGGGGCTCCTGTTGGGGTTTGGGAACTTTGGAAGATTTGTCTTACCAAAGCTCACCCTACTGATATAGGCCCAAAAAGGGAAAGTTCCCTAGGGCTAACCCTAGAGATAAATGTGAAATCTCTTACTATCGGTATATATCGGCAAAAACCAAGTAAACTTGAATTAAAATTTGTTAATATTTCATTTACCACAGAGGATCCGGAACAATTTAACTATAGCTTAATAAGTTGATTATAGCCAAGCTGAAAACAAAAATTATATTAATAATACACTGAGCAATCTAAAATCTCAATTATTATCTATCAAGTGCGCCACACGGACAAAACCTGTTTCATGGATCCAACTAGAAAACTTGATGTCAAGCTGCACTTTAGAAACAGGTTTATAGACTAGTTTTGATAGTCGGAATTATCTCCAAATCTCAGCGAAGCATATTAAGTGATAGAATCACATAAAATGAAGAAACTGCCAACCACTCTACCATTTATCATCTTGATTCTATTTCTGTCATTATTTGCAATTAGCTTAATGGGACAAGAAAAACAACGCAATGTTCTAAGCTATAGCGAATTCATCAAACGGGTATTACCATCAGACGGTACAGTATCAACTGCCTATAAGGTGGAACTAACAAATGGCGAAGATGTTGCCAAAATCGAAGACAAAAGCGGGGATATTTACTATGCAAGAGTCCCAGCCAATCTTTTAGGTGCAAACCCAGAACTGGCAGATAAATTAGTTAAACAAGGTATACAAGTAGATGTAAAAGCTCAACAAGGCGATAGTATCTGGGCTGGGATTATTTCCAATCTCTTAGTACCACTTATACTTTTTGGTCTTTTGATGTTCATGTTACGCAATGCTGGCGGCGCTGGCGGTCCAATGTCTTTTGGCAAAAGTCGTGCCAAACTTATGACTCGCAACACTAATATAAGTTTTGATGATGTTGCCGGTATTGAAGAAAGTAAACAAGAGCTTGAAGAGATCGTTGACTTTCTCAAAAACTCAGTGAAATATACATCACTAGGAGCCAAAATCCCCAAAGGAGTAATCCTTGTTGGACCTCCAGGTTGCGGTAAAACCCTCTTGGCCAAAGCTGTTGCCGGCGAAGCAGGAGTGCCATTCTTTACAATCTCTGGTTCAGACTTTGTAGAAATGTTTGTTGGTGTTGGTGCAAGTAGAGTTAGAGATCTTTTTGAACAAGCCAAAAAAAATGCTCCTTGCATTATTTTCATTGACGAGATTGATGCAGTTGGGCGTCAACGTAGTGGTATGTCCGGTGGTGGTAACGATGAGCGTGAACAAACACTAAACCAATTATTAGTCGAGATGGATGGCTTCCAACCCAATAGTGGAATCATCGTACTTGCAGCAACCAATAGACCAGACGTACTCGACAAAGCCTTATTAAGACCAGGTCGCTTTGACCGCAAAGTCAGCATTGACACTCCTGATCTTAATGGACGTACAGATATTCTTAATGTGCACGTACGCGGCAAGCCTCTCTCCCAGGACGTTGACACAGATACACTTGCCAAACGCACCCCTGGTTTTTCTGGTGCTGACTTAGCCAATCTCATTAACGAGGCGGCAATTCTTGCAGCAAGAGAGGAAGCCAAAGATATTTCAATGAGACACCTTGAAGAAGCTATCGACAAAGTTGCAATCGGACCAGAGAAAAAAAGTAAAATCATCAAGCCCAAGGATCAGGTTTGCACTGCGATACATGAAACAGGTCACACCTTAACTAGCATCTATTATGAATCTAGTAATGAGTTTCATAAAGTAACTATCATCCCAAGAGGAATGGCACTTGGTTTAACTTGGTCAACTGAAGAAGAGTACAAAGTATCTCAGTCAGAAGATCAGCTCAAAACTGAAATGCGTGTACTACTCGCTGGCAGGGCAGCAGAGGAAATTATATTTGGCAAAGGCAATGTTACTAGCGGCGCATCCAATGACATGGAACGCTGCACAGCGATTGCTCGTGCCATGATTACTAGATTTGGCATGAACCAAAGTCTTGGTATTGTTGCTTACGGAGAAAAACATGGTAATCCATATCTTGAAGGAGAATACACCTCAAAGAACTACAGTGAAGCCTATGCCAACAAAATAGACCAAGAAGTGCAAGTATTAATCCAAGCACTCTACGAAGAAGTTAAAGCCAAGCTTATAGGGCATAGAGAACAGTTACTTGCCGTCTCACAAATCCTCTTACAAAAAGAAACTCTAGACAAAGAAGAAGTATTTGCTGTTCTTGAAGAAATCAAAAATGGCAAATTTGTCAAAATCCCTTTTGAGAATTTCATTGATCTAGCAAGCACCAGAA contains:
- the ftsH gene encoding ATP-dependent zinc metalloprotease FtsH, with product MKKLPTTLPFIILILFLSLFAISLMGQEKQRNVLSYSEFIKRVLPSDGTVSTAYKVELTNGEDVAKIEDKSGDIYYARVPANLLGANPELADKLVKQGIQVDVKAQQGDSIWAGIISNLLVPLILFGLLMFMLRNAGGAGGPMSFGKSRAKLMTRNTNISFDDVAGIEESKQELEEIVDFLKNSVKYTSLGAKIPKGVILVGPPGCGKTLLAKAVAGEAGVPFFTISGSDFVEMFVGVGASRVRDLFEQAKKNAPCIIFIDEIDAVGRQRSGMSGGGNDEREQTLNQLLVEMDGFQPNSGIIVLAATNRPDVLDKALLRPGRFDRKVSIDTPDLNGRTDILNVHVRGKPLSQDVDTDTLAKRTPGFSGADLANLINEAAILAAREEAKDISMRHLEEAIDKVAIGPEKKSKIIKPKDQVCTAIHETGHTLTSIYYESSNEFHKVTIIPRGMALGLTWSTEEEYKVSQSEDQLKTEMRVLLAGRAAEEIIFGKGNVTSGASNDMERCTAIARAMITRFGMNQSLGIVAYGEKHGNPYLEGEYTSKNYSEAYANKIDQEVQVLIQALYEEVKAKLIGHREQLLAVSQILLQKETLDKEEVFAVLEEIKNGKFVKIPFENFIDLASTRTPERVKTLIKEESDKRKSERERLRAIDKQREQNSEEGDQRKVG
- a CDS encoding response regulator transcription factor, producing the protein MTTQQNQTREAVIALSPVQSTVQITKELNMAGYNRIDRVDYQEALIQAVQARKPQIIIVTSELPGRKTMIEMFSEIAEASPNTKIIFISKSIPEEIILNLYLAANLCAWLLSERSDRTLSFAIESAEAGQLFLDFVINKSIRNLISEKQSVLTNANANFGNLELLTEREAEVLKYLCEGLNYKSVAQKLFISESTVKTHINNVFTKLKVNDRTQAVLYALRHDLESLMRVTMNNAKASSSK